From the Paenibacillus sp. FSL H8-0548 genome, one window contains:
- the dut gene encoding dUTP diphosphatase has product MIRQQRNWGGINLYQVLFKRLEGNEDIAIPQKMSEWAAGFDLQAAVIEAVVLEPGERKLIPTGFAMAMPGELEAQIRPRSGLAYKHGITCLNSPGTIDADYRGEVKVLLINLGQEPFTITRGERIAQMLFQKVPVVAILEAEELPDTVRGAGGFGHTGV; this is encoded by the coding sequence ATGATAAGGCAGCAGCGCAATTGGGGAGGAATCAATTTGTATCAAGTATTGTTTAAAAGATTAGAAGGAAATGAAGATATAGCCATTCCACAAAAAATGTCGGAATGGGCAGCAGGCTTTGATTTACAAGCTGCTGTAATAGAGGCGGTTGTTCTTGAGCCTGGTGAACGCAAGCTCATACCTACAGGCTTTGCCATGGCGATGCCTGGGGAGCTGGAAGCACAAATTAGACCGCGCAGTGGACTTGCGTATAAGCATGGCATTACTTGCTTGAATTCGCCAGGTACGATTGATGCTGATTACCGCGGAGAGGTTAAGGTACTGCTTATCAATTTAGGCCAGGAGCCATTTACCATTACACGCGGAGAGCGGATTGCTCAAATGCTGTTCCAGAAAGTTCCGGTTGTAGCTATTCTAGAAGCGGAAGAATTGCCTGACACCGTACGCGGTGCTGGCGGTTTTGGCCATACCGGTGTCTAG
- the dapA gene encoding 4-hydroxy-tetrahydrodipicolinate synthase gives MEFGRLITAMVTPFDADGQIDWQTTGRLIDYLIEEQQSDSLVVSGTTGESPTLSDEEKLELFRFSVKHANGRCKIIAGTGSNNTAHSIHLTQEAEAAGVDGILLVAPYYNRPSQEGLYQHFKAIAEATALPIILYNVEGRTAVNISVETTLRLAQIDNIIATKDCASTDQLTQIISDAPADFKVYSGDDSATLPALAIGAYGIISVASHIIGVQMKELIQAYISGNVQEAARINGRLFPVFKGLFHCPHPVPNPVAVKYALGLKGFLVGGVRLPLVTVTEAEAAFLRSLLA, from the coding sequence ATGGAATTTGGAAGATTAATTACGGCAATGGTAACCCCATTCGATGCAGACGGTCAGATTGATTGGCAAACGACAGGCCGATTGATTGATTATTTAATTGAGGAGCAGCAAAGCGATAGTCTTGTCGTTTCAGGCACTACTGGCGAATCGCCGACGCTGTCCGATGAAGAAAAGCTAGAATTGTTCCGGTTTTCAGTTAAACATGCCAATGGACGTTGCAAAATAATTGCCGGTACGGGCAGCAACAACACAGCCCATTCCATCCATTTGACGCAAGAAGCGGAAGCTGCTGGCGTGGACGGCATTTTGCTTGTCGCTCCATATTATAATCGTCCTAGTCAAGAAGGGTTATATCAGCATTTTAAAGCTATTGCGGAAGCAACGGCATTGCCAATTATTTTGTATAATGTAGAGGGTCGTACTGCGGTTAACATCTCTGTCGAAACGACACTTCGCTTAGCGCAAATCGACAATATTATTGCAACAAAGGATTGTGCCTCAACCGATCAATTGACACAGATTATTAGTGATGCTCCGGCAGATTTCAAAGTGTATAGTGGAGATGATTCAGCTACACTTCCAGCTTTGGCTATTGGCGCCTATGGCATAATTAGCGTAGCAAGTCACATTATCGGTGTTCAAATGAAAGAGCTTATTCAAGCATATATTAGCGGGAATGTGCAGGAGGCTGCACGCATAAATGGACGTTTGTTTCCAGTTTTCAAAGGTCTATTCCATTGTCCTCACCCTGTACCTAATCCAGTTGCAGTAAAATATGCACTTGGCCTTAAAGGTTTTTTAGTTGGCGGAGTAAGACTTCCGCTTGTAACAGTAACCGAGGCAGAAGCCGCATTCTTACGCAGTTTGCTTGCCTGA
- a CDS encoding pitrilysin family protein yields the protein MNKFTLSNGLRVVVEYIPTVRSVSFGIWVKTGSRYETEENNGISHFIEHMLFKGTETRTSKDIADLFDGIGGNVNAFTSKEYTCYFAKVLDDHLPLAVDALSDMFFNSQLDPEELAKEKNVILEEISMYEDTPDDKVHDEASRAAFGNHPLAYSILGLEDRLTAMTSDTLRKYMNDNYTLENTVISVAGNVEEQSLLALLEKHFGSFTNSKPVSSIVSPPTFHGDYLFYKKKTEQNHICVTFPGCSITDSNLYAMILLNNAIGGGMSSRLFQEIREKRGLAYSVYSYHTSYADAGLFTLYAGTAPKQTKEVLDLTMEQINELSVKGLGEDELHRGKEQLKGSLILSLESTSSRMNRLGKNELMLGHHYTLDELLKRIDSVEMADIVEVTKRMLAVPFSVAMVGSNDKAAAQLGRNQFVSSIV from the coding sequence ATGAATAAATTCACGCTTAGCAATGGACTGCGTGTTGTAGTTGAATACATACCGACAGTTAGGTCGGTATCCTTTGGCATCTGGGTCAAAACAGGATCTAGATATGAAACAGAAGAAAATAACGGGATCTCTCATTTTATTGAGCATATGCTTTTCAAAGGAACAGAAACGAGAACATCGAAGGATATTGCTGATTTATTTGACGGAATTGGCGGGAATGTCAATGCGTTTACTTCAAAGGAATATACATGCTACTTTGCCAAGGTGCTTGATGATCATTTGCCGCTGGCAGTAGATGCACTTTCGGATATGTTTTTCAATTCTCAGCTTGATCCAGAGGAGCTTGCTAAGGAGAAAAATGTAATACTCGAGGAAATTTCTATGTATGAGGATACTCCTGACGATAAGGTGCATGATGAAGCGTCGCGTGCCGCATTTGGCAACCATCCACTGGCTTATTCCATATTAGGGCTAGAGGATCGTTTAACTGCGATGACCTCTGATACCCTTCGTAAATATATGAACGATAATTACACATTGGAAAATACGGTTATCAGCGTAGCTGGCAATGTGGAGGAGCAATCACTGCTAGCTCTATTAGAAAAGCATTTTGGCAGCTTTACGAATAGTAAGCCAGTTAGCTCGATCGTTAGTCCGCCGACGTTCCATGGCGACTATTTATTTTACAAAAAGAAAACGGAGCAAAATCATATATGTGTTACTTTCCCAGGCTGCTCCATTACCGATTCGAATTTGTATGCGATGATTTTGCTTAACAATGCAATTGGCGGCGGGATGAGCTCTCGGCTGTTTCAGGAAATTAGAGAAAAGCGCGGGCTGGCCTACTCGGTTTATTCTTATCACACCTCCTATGCGGATGCTGGCTTATTTACACTTTATGCAGGTACTGCGCCAAAGCAAACGAAGGAAGTTCTTGATCTGACGATGGAGCAAATTAATGAATTGTCAGTTAAGGGGCTAGGCGAGGATGAGCTGCATCGCGGCAAGGAGCAATTAAAAGGAAGCTTGATACTGAGCCTTGAGAGTACGAGCAGCAGGATGAATCGGTTAGGAAAAAATGAGCTGATGCTAGGCCATCATTACACGTTGGATGAGTTGTTGAAACGCATCGATTCAGTAGAGATGGCGGATATTGTGGAGGTTACGAAGCGGATGCTTGCTGTTCCTTTCTCCGTCGCGATGGTAGGCTCTAATGATAAGGCAGCAGCGCAATTGGGGAGGAATCAATTTGTATCAAGTATTGTTTAA
- a CDS encoding dipicolinate synthase subunit B → MNWSGITVGYALSGSHCTFAEVMPEIKRFVDAGANVVPIVSNTLMTTDTRFGKSEDWQTQLKEITGNELISTIVQAEPLGPSKLLDVLVIAPCTGNTTSRLANAITDSAVLMAAKAQMRNGRPLVLAISTNDGLGLNAANIAKLLVAKHIYFVPFGQDNPVQKPNSLVARMDLVLEACEAALAGKQLQPLLVERH, encoded by the coding sequence ATGAATTGGTCTGGAATAACAGTGGGCTATGCTTTGTCTGGGTCACACTGTACATTTGCTGAGGTTATGCCTGAAATTAAACGGTTCGTCGATGCGGGTGCGAATGTGGTGCCGATCGTATCGAATACGCTTATGACTACGGATACGAGGTTCGGCAAGTCCGAGGACTGGCAAACACAGCTGAAAGAAATTACTGGAAATGAATTAATTTCAACGATCGTTCAGGCGGAGCCGCTTGGTCCTTCCAAGCTTCTTGATGTACTTGTCATTGCGCCATGCACGGGCAATACAACGAGCAGATTGGCAAATGCAATTACAGATAGTGCAGTGCTGATGGCTGCGAAGGCTCAAATGCGCAATGGACGTCCGCTTGTTCTTGCTATTTCTACTAATGATGGACTCGGTTTAAATGCTGCTAACATAGCGAAGCTTTTAGTGGCTAAACATATTTATTTTGTTCCGTTCGGCCAGGATAACCCTGTGCAGAAGCCAAATTCGCTTGTTGCCAGAATGGATTTGGTCTTGGAAGCATGCGAGGCAGCTCTTGCAGGCAAGCAGCTGCAGCCTCTGCTCGTCGAACGGCACTAA
- a CDS encoding polysaccharide deacetylase family protein, translating into MSVRKAAAIAASMLMLIVFVRINDDVSNYLASMKYGGAKAVAAMQASSDEERQRLMTSITAEAEKLRIAPVNARIDRVWKAIPGYNGLEVDIPKTLEAALLAPSKENINYVFKEIEPNIKLSDLGAYPVYRGNPNKKMITFMINVAWGNEYIDSILTTLKQENVKATFFLDGSWLKKNPEIAKIIQAEGHELSNHAYSHPNMSTLSRQDQNNQIVKTEALLKETLNVNNKWFAPPSGDFNSATVQIASQNGLYTVLWTIDTVDWQKPPADSIVRKIASRLEPGSLILMHPTASSRDALPGMIAAAKAKGYAIGTVSETLSSKRISTDVESNG; encoded by the coding sequence ATGTCAGTGAGAAAAGCAGCTGCGATTGCGGCAAGTATGCTCATGTTGATCGTATTTGTGAGAATAAATGATGATGTTTCGAATTATCTCGCCTCCATGAAATATGGTGGTGCAAAAGCAGTAGCAGCTATGCAAGCCAGCTCAGACGAGGAGCGTCAAAGGCTGATGACCTCCATTACAGCGGAAGCTGAAAAGCTGCGAATTGCACCTGTGAATGCGCGGATCGATCGTGTATGGAAAGCGATTCCTGGTTATAATGGTCTCGAGGTGGATATACCCAAAACGTTAGAGGCTGCATTGCTTGCGCCTTCTAAAGAGAATATTAACTATGTTTTCAAGGAAATAGAGCCAAACATCAAGCTGAGTGATCTGGGTGCTTATCCCGTGTATAGAGGCAATCCGAATAAAAAAATGATAACTTTCATGATAAATGTGGCTTGGGGCAACGAATACATAGACTCTATACTAACAACGCTTAAGCAAGAAAATGTGAAGGCAACTTTTTTCCTGGATGGAAGCTGGCTTAAGAAAAATCCTGAGATCGCTAAGATAATTCAGGCGGAAGGACATGAACTGTCCAATCATGCGTATTCACATCCTAATATGAGTACGTTAAGCAGGCAGGATCAGAATAATCAAATCGTAAAAACAGAAGCTTTATTAAAAGAGACATTGAATGTAAATAATAAATGGTTTGCTCCGCCTTCGGGAGACTTCAATTCAGCCACTGTCCAAATTGCTTCACAGAATGGCTTGTATACCGTGTTATGGACGATTGATACGGTGGATTGGCAGAAGCCTCCGGCAGATTCAATCGTTCGGAAAATAGCATCTAGACTCGAGCCGGGCTCCTTAATATTAATGCATCCGACCGCCTCCTCAAGAGATGCTCTTCCGGGTATGATTGCTGCTGCAAAAGCGAAAGGATACGCAATTGGAACTGTAAGCGAGACGCTTTCCTCCAAGCGTATTTCCACCGATGTTGAGAGCAATGGCTGA
- the dapG gene encoding aspartate kinase, with protein sequence MRILIQKFGGTSLSTDHARDHVIGHISRERSNGFAVVVVVSAMGRKGDPYATDTLLQLIRDNGDKLPLRERDMLLGCGELISAATLCSLALASGIPSVVLTGGQAGIITDEQYGHARIKEIVPEKILNHLRTGSVVIVTGFQGSTALGETTTLGRGGSDTSATALGAALRAEMVDIYTDVNGILTADPRIVEEAKALAVVSYAEICNMARQGAKVIHPRAVEIAQQARIPLRVRSTFSNETGTLVTDSAELRAEVSVKDRHVTGIAHVSGITQISVKAIEGRNDVQLQVFQSMAKHHISVDFINVTPSGAIYTVFDQDAERAVHVLEDCGFAPAAINGCAKVSVIGGGMNGEPGVMARIVEALTEQGISIMQSADSNTTIWVLVREADMAEALRSLHAKFELHR encoded by the coding sequence ATGCGCATCCTGATTCAAAAATTCGGGGGCACCTCACTTTCTACTGATCATGCCAGAGATCATGTTATTGGGCATATTAGCAGAGAACGTAGTAATGGCTTTGCTGTTGTTGTTGTTGTTTCTGCAATGGGCCGTAAAGGCGATCCATACGCTACGGATACGCTGCTTCAGCTCATTCGTGATAATGGCGACAAGCTGCCGCTGCGTGAGCGGGATATGCTGCTAGGCTGCGGAGAATTGATTTCCGCAGCCACTTTATGCAGCTTGGCTCTTGCAAGCGGTATTCCATCTGTCGTTTTGACTGGCGGGCAGGCGGGGATTATTACTGACGAACAATATGGGCATGCCCGAATTAAAGAAATCGTTCCTGAAAAAATACTCAATCATTTGCGTACAGGCTCGGTCGTTATTGTAACCGGATTTCAAGGAAGCACGGCACTGGGAGAAACGACTACTCTCGGTCGCGGCGGCAGTGATACATCAGCTACTGCACTTGGAGCAGCGCTTCGCGCGGAGATGGTTGATATTTATACTGACGTAAACGGAATACTGACAGCAGATCCGCGTATTGTCGAGGAAGCAAAGGCGCTTGCAGTTGTAAGTTATGCAGAAATATGCAATATGGCAAGACAAGGGGCTAAGGTCATTCATCCGCGTGCTGTAGAAATAGCTCAGCAAGCTCGAATACCGCTGCGTGTACGTTCGACCTTCTCCAACGAGACAGGCACTTTAGTCACGGACTCAGCTGAGCTGAGAGCGGAGGTGTCTGTTAAAGACCGGCATGTCACAGGTATTGCTCATGTATCGGGTATAACGCAAATATCTGTCAAAGCAATTGAAGGACGAAATGATGTTCAATTGCAGGTATTTCAATCCATGGCTAAACATCATATAAGCGTTGATTTTATTAATGTAACGCCTAGCGGTGCAATTTATACTGTTTTTGACCAAGATGCAGAACGTGCGGTACATGTGCTGGAGGATTGCGGTTTCGCACCTGCAGCGATCAATGGCTGTGCGAAGGTATCTGTTATCGGCGGTGGAATGAATGGAGAGCCTGGCGTCATGGCCCGCATCGTGGAAGCGCTGACGGAGCAAGGGATTTCTATCATGCAATCAGCTGATTCTAATACAACGATTTGGGTGCTCGTACGTGAAGCGGATATGGCAGAGGCACTTCGTTCTCTGCACGCGAAGTTCGAGCTTCATCGATAG
- a CDS encoding aspartate-semialdehyde dehydrogenase: MLNQKLFNVAIVGATGAVGEQILKLLESRNFPINELKLLSSARSAGTKIMFKGEELTVQEATPDSFKGTQIALFSAGGDVTKALAPHAVEHGAICIDNTNAYRMDVNTPLVVPEVNIEKISEHKGIIANPNCSTIQMVATLKPLQDRYGISRVIVSTYQAVSGAGSLAIEEMLRQTQAVLNGEEVSPAILPVGALPVKHQIAFNAIPQIDKFQENGYTLEEMKMVNETKKIMGDESIQVTATCVRIPVVYGHSESLYVELKNDYDLEEVKQLLADTPGITLVDDPANQQYPLATDATGKPDVFVGRLRRDLGSERGLNMWIVSDNLLKGAAWNAVQIAEHITKG, from the coding sequence ATGTTGAATCAAAAATTGTTTAATGTTGCAATAGTTGGTGCAACAGGCGCAGTAGGGGAACAAATACTAAAATTACTCGAATCCAGAAACTTCCCGATTAATGAGCTTAAGCTGTTATCGTCTGCTCGTTCAGCCGGCACTAAGATTATGTTTAAAGGGGAAGAGCTTACGGTTCAAGAAGCAACACCGGATAGCTTTAAGGGCACTCAGATCGCACTATTTAGCGCTGGCGGCGATGTCACCAAAGCGCTGGCTCCACACGCTGTTGAGCATGGTGCTATTTGTATTGATAACACGAATGCATACCGTATGGACGTAAACACACCATTGGTCGTTCCTGAGGTGAATATAGAGAAGATTAGCGAGCATAAGGGCATAATCGCGAATCCGAACTGTTCGACCATTCAAATGGTCGCAACACTTAAGCCGCTTCAAGATCGTTATGGCATTTCTCGTGTTATTGTTTCCACCTATCAAGCGGTATCAGGTGCAGGAAGTCTTGCGATTGAAGAGATGCTGCGCCAGACGCAGGCAGTTCTAAATGGCGAAGAGGTTTCTCCTGCCATTCTGCCTGTGGGGGCTTTGCCCGTAAAGCATCAGATCGCATTCAACGCGATTCCGCAAATCGACAAGTTCCAAGAGAACGGTTATACGCTTGAGGAAATGAAAATGGTTAACGAAACCAAAAAAATTATGGGTGACGAGTCCATTCAGGTTACAGCTACTTGCGTTCGTATTCCTGTCGTTTATGGTCACTCGGAATCTCTATACGTTGAGCTCAAAAACGATTATGATCTGGAAGAGGTTAAGCAGCTGCTGGCGGATACACCGGGCATTACGCTCGTTGATGACCCTGCTAATCAGCAATACCCGCTTGCAACAGATGCTACTGGCAAACCGGATGTGTTTGTCGGTCGCTTGAGACGTGATCTAGGCTCTGAGCGCGGACTTAATATGTGGATAGTATCCGATAACCTGCTCAAAGGCGCAGCATGGAACGCTGTTCAAATCGCAGAACATATCACAAAAGGTTAA
- a CDS encoding ribonuclease J, producing the protein MSKKNNQDKLLIFALGGVGEIGKNMYVIQYNNDIVVVDSGLKFPEEDMLGIDIVIPDISYLTENRDKVRGIIITHGHEDHIGGLPYVLKSLNVPLYATKLTLGLIEGKLKEAGLLGETKRILINADSEIQLGTIRASFFRTNHSIPDSVGVSLDTPEGTVVHTGDFKFDHTPVNEQFADLQRIAEIGKRGVLALLSDSTNAERPGYTPSEAQVGDNLEDIFRKSSQRVVVATFASNVHRIQQIINAAIATRRKIAVVGRSMVNVVGIASDLGYLNIPEGMIIEPEEVNKLAADRVVILCTGSQGEPMSALTRMARSTHRKVDILPGDTVIIAATPIPGNERYVGRTVDELFRLGANVIYGNGSVSGVHVSGHGSQEELKLMLNLIKPKYFIPIHGEYRMLRQHAKLGEAIGIERENIFVIDNGDTVEFQNGSGRKGSKVQAGNVLIDGLGVGDVGNIVLRDRKLLSQDGILVVVVTLSKQDGAILSGPDIISRGFVYVRESEGLLDEANRIVTSTLTRLMNDKVNEWASLKTNVKDALGRFLYEQTRRRPMILPIIMEV; encoded by the coding sequence TTGTCTAAGAAGAACAACCAAGATAAACTGCTCATTTTTGCACTAGGCGGAGTAGGCGAGATCGGAAAAAATATGTACGTCATCCAGTATAACAATGACATAGTTGTTGTTGATTCGGGCTTGAAGTTTCCAGAAGAGGACATGCTGGGCATCGATATCGTTATTCCAGATATTTCGTACTTGACCGAAAATCGTGACAAAGTTCGCGGAATTATTATAACTCACGGACATGAAGATCACATCGGTGGATTGCCATATGTACTGAAAAGCTTGAATGTGCCGCTGTATGCTACAAAACTCACACTAGGTCTCATTGAAGGAAAATTGAAGGAAGCAGGTTTGCTTGGAGAAACGAAGCGTATTCTCATCAACGCGGACAGCGAAATTCAATTAGGCACAATACGTGCATCCTTCTTCAGAACGAATCACAGTATCCCGGATTCCGTTGGTGTTAGCTTGGATACGCCAGAGGGAACAGTTGTTCATACAGGGGACTTTAAGTTTGACCATACGCCGGTTAATGAGCAATTTGCTGATTTGCAGCGCATTGCAGAAATCGGAAAACGCGGCGTTTTGGCGCTTCTTTCGGATAGTACGAATGCAGAGCGTCCCGGCTATACACCATCAGAAGCACAGGTGGGCGACAATCTTGAAGATATTTTCCGCAAGTCGTCACAACGTGTTGTCGTTGCAACCTTTGCATCCAACGTGCATCGTATTCAACAAATTATCAATGCTGCAATCGCGACCCGTCGCAAAATAGCTGTAGTTGGCCGCAGTATGGTTAACGTAGTTGGGATTGCCTCAGATCTTGGATACTTGAATATTCCAGAAGGCATGATTATTGAGCCTGAAGAAGTAAATAAGCTAGCTGCAGATCGCGTAGTTATTTTGTGTACAGGCAGTCAAGGCGAGCCGATGTCGGCGCTAACTCGTATGGCGCGTTCGACACATCGCAAAGTAGATATTTTGCCTGGCGATACCGTAATTATCGCGGCTACTCCTATTCCAGGTAACGAGCGTTATGTTGGTCGTACAGTTGATGAATTATTCCGTTTAGGCGCAAACGTTATTTATGGAAATGGCTCAGTATCAGGCGTACACGTATCTGGTCACGGCAGCCAAGAAGAGCTTAAGCTTATGCTTAACCTAATTAAGCCAAAATATTTTATTCCTATCCATGGTGAATACCGTATGCTCCGCCAGCATGCCAAGCTCGGCGAAGCGATTGGAATTGAACGTGAAAATATATTCGTTATTGATAATGGCGATACTGTTGAATTCCAAAATGGCAGCGGTCGTAAAGGCTCGAAGGTTCAAGCAGGAAATGTACTAATTGATGGTTTGGGCGTAGGCGATGTAGGTAATATCGTTCTTCGCGACCGTAAATTGCTTTCACAAGATGGCATCTTGGTCGTTGTTGTTACACTCAGCAAGCAGGATGGTGCCATTCTATCTGGTCCAGACATTATTTCTCGCGGATTCGTGTATGTTCGTGAGTCAGAAGGACTTCTTGATGAAGCTAACCGTATCGTCACTTCAACGTTAACTCGTTTGATGAATGATAAAGTAAATGAATGGGCATCGCTCAAAACGAATGTTAAGGATGCGCTTGGACGCTTTTTGTATGAGCAAACTCGCCGTCGTCCAATGATCCTGCCAATTATTATGGAAGTATAA
- the dpsA gene encoding dipicolinate synthase subunit DpsA — MLTGVKVLLLGGDARQLEVIRKLTELDATVTVSGFDGLHSSLDGAVQAEFEEQLFESVDALLLPAVGTDDQGLIHAVFSDRQMQITENHMAKLPKHCTVYTGMAKPYLRQLCEQYSLSLVELFDRDDVAIYNSIPTAEGALMMAIQNTDITIHGSSSMVLGFGRTGFTMARTLQGLGAKVKVGVRRSEQYARASEMGFEPFYISGLLQHVSNIDLLFSTIPTMIVTAQIIANFPSRAVIIDLASKPGGTDFRFAEKRGIKAILAPGLPGIVAPKTAGRIMADCLTQLILDDTIKRGNGI, encoded by the coding sequence ATGCTAACAGGCGTGAAGGTGCTCTTGCTTGGTGGTGACGCAAGGCAGCTTGAGGTTATACGAAAGCTGACAGAGCTTGATGCTACTGTGACCGTTTCTGGCTTTGATGGCTTACATTCGTCGTTGGACGGTGCTGTGCAGGCAGAGTTCGAGGAGCAGTTGTTTGAGAGCGTAGATGCATTGCTGCTTCCCGCGGTGGGGACCGACGATCAAGGTCTGATTCATGCCGTATTCAGCGATCGTCAAATGCAGATTACAGAAAACCACATGGCAAAGCTGCCGAAGCATTGCACCGTGTATACAGGCATGGCAAAGCCATATTTACGCCAGCTATGTGAGCAGTATTCTTTATCGTTAGTCGAGCTTTTCGACCGTGATGATGTCGCTATATACAATTCAATTCCAACTGCGGAAGGCGCGCTGATGATGGCGATCCAGAACACGGATATCACCATTCACGGCTCTTCCTCCATGGTGCTGGGATTTGGCAGAACCGGCTTTACAATGGCACGGACGCTTCAAGGATTAGGGGCAAAAGTAAAGGTTGGCGTACGTCGCTCAGAGCAGTATGCAAGAGCTTCGGAAATGGGTTTTGAGCCTTTCTACATCAGTGGTTTGTTGCAGCATGTGAGCAATATTGACTTGCTTTTTAGTACAATTCCGACTATGATAGTCACAGCACAAATTATCGCAAATTTCCCTTCGCGGGCCGTAATAATTGACCTCGCATCGAAGCCTGGCGGGACTGATTTCCGCTTTGCAGAGAAGCGGGGAATTAAAGCGATACTCGCACCCGGACTTCCCGGAATCGTCGCACCGAAAACAGCTGGACGTATCATGGCGGATTGTTTAACACAGTTGATTTTGGACGATACGATTAAGCGGGGGAATGGGATATGA